One region of Pseudomonas sp. B21-040 genomic DNA includes:
- a CDS encoding ABC transporter ATP-binding protein: MTSIASRGLTLSYQRQVIIDALDMQLPQGKISVLIGSNGCGKSTLLKSFARLLKPQQGSVILNGVDIQQKSTAAVARELAILPQTPSAPEGITVRQLVALGRYPYQSWMQQWSAQDEAMVNRALAQTSLQALADRPVDALSGGQRQRAWIAMTLAQDTGIVLLDEPTTFLDLAHQIEVLDLLRDLNRLENKTIIMVLHDLNLACRYADHMVAVHNQTAFAQGRPDEVLTEALVKTVFDLNCRIIPDPFFGTPLCIPFGRELPQ, encoded by the coding sequence ATGACGTCGATTGCAAGTCGCGGCCTGACCCTGAGTTATCAGCGCCAGGTGATTATTGACGCGCTGGACATGCAACTGCCCCAGGGCAAGATTTCGGTACTGATTGGCAGCAACGGCTGCGGCAAAAGCACCTTGCTCAAATCCTTCGCCCGACTGCTGAAACCGCAGCAGGGTTCGGTGATTCTCAACGGTGTGGATATTCAGCAAAAGTCCACGGCTGCCGTGGCCCGGGAGTTGGCCATTTTGCCCCAGACCCCCAGCGCGCCGGAGGGCATCACCGTCCGGCAGTTGGTGGCGCTGGGGCGTTACCCGTATCAGAGCTGGATGCAACAGTGGTCGGCGCAAGACGAAGCCATGGTCAACCGCGCGCTGGCGCAAACCAGTCTGCAGGCCCTGGCGGATCGACCGGTGGACGCGTTGTCCGGCGGGCAACGCCAGCGTGCGTGGATCGCCATGACCCTGGCCCAGGACACCGGCATCGTGCTGCTCGACGAGCCCACCACCTTTCTCGACCTGGCGCACCAGATCGAAGTGCTGGACCTGCTGCGCGACCTCAATCGGCTGGAAAACAAAACCATCATCATGGTGCTGCACGACCTCAATCTGGCCTGTCGTTATGCCGACCATATGGTGGCGGTGCACAACCAGACCGCGTTTGCCCAAGGCCGGCCCGACGAAGTGCTGACCGAGGCGCTGGTCAAAACCGTGTTCGACCTCAATTGCCGGATCATTCCCGATCCGTTCTTCGGGACGCCGCTGTGCATTCCGTTTGGCCGGGAGTTGCCGCAATGA
- a CDS encoding cytochrome c, with protein sequence MKQLLSRLALAVGLAAPVLLAHAEDQVKHGEYLARAADCMACHTAPGGAPYAGGLPIVSPFGTIYGTNITPSKEHGIGLYNDDEFFAALTEGKRRDGANLYPAMPYTSYHLMPREDSDAIHAYLKTIEPIERAAPVTSLNFPFNVRLGLMGWNMLYGKDVKLAPTEGKSDAFKRGQYLVDVLGHCGECHTPRGLPGAMQQDKRMTGGLLNGYLAPSLLANDLAARGWNHQDLSSFLKHGMSAQGTMFNEMFPVFHNSTQGLTDPDLAAMATFLLGDQPPAAKVLTDMSLDKLTASAQRGRQEYLNVCAGCHAVGGEGKPHIAVAMRGNTTLRLEDPRNLVRVIDDGIGEQKFSGFEHMQPMPGFAEKLSHEQLTDLLNYLRQAWGGQAGDLAVNDVQTLRADAPPLEHKAH encoded by the coding sequence ATGAAGCAACTACTTTCCCGCCTGGCGTTGGCGGTTGGTCTGGCTGCGCCGGTGTTGCTGGCCCACGCGGAAGATCAGGTCAAGCACGGCGAATACCTCGCCCGCGCTGCCGACTGCATGGCTTGCCACACCGCGCCGGGTGGCGCGCCGTATGCGGGCGGTCTGCCGATTGTCTCGCCGTTCGGTACGATCTACGGCACCAACATCACCCCGAGCAAAGAGCACGGCATCGGCCTTTACAACGATGACGAGTTCTTTGCCGCGCTCACCGAAGGCAAGCGTCGCGACGGCGCGAACCTGTATCCGGCGATGCCGTACACCTCGTATCACTTGATGCCGCGTGAAGATTCCGATGCGATTCATGCGTACCTGAAAACCATCGAGCCGATTGAGCGTGCAGCCCCGGTCACCAGCCTGAACTTTCCATTCAACGTGCGCCTCGGTCTGATGGGCTGGAACATGCTTTACGGCAAGGACGTGAAATTGGCGCCCACCGAAGGCAAAAGTGACGCCTTCAAGCGTGGCCAGTATCTGGTCGACGTGCTCGGCCACTGCGGCGAATGCCACACCCCACGCGGTTTACCGGGGGCGATGCAGCAGGACAAACGTATGACGGGCGGCCTGCTCAATGGCTATCTGGCGCCAAGCCTGTTGGCCAATGACCTGGCGGCTCGCGGCTGGAATCATCAGGACCTGAGTTCGTTCCTCAAGCACGGCATGAGCGCCCAGGGCACGATGTTCAACGAAATGTTCCCGGTGTTTCACAACAGCACCCAGGGCCTGACAGATCCGGACCTGGCGGCGATGGCGACCTTCCTGCTCGGCGATCAACCACCGGCGGCGAAAGTGCTGACAGACATGTCGTTGGACAAACTCACGGCAAGTGCCCAGCGGGGGCGGCAGGAATACCTCAACGTCTGCGCCGGTTGCCACGCTGTCGGTGGCGAAGGCAAGCCGCACATTGCCGTGGCCATGCGGGGCAACACCACGCTGCGCCTGGAAGATCCGCGCAACCTGGTCCGGGTGATCGACGACGGTATTGGTGAGCAGAAGTTTTCCGGGTTCGAACACATGCAACCGATGCCGGGGTTTGCCGAGAAGCTCAGTCACGAGCAACTCACTGATCTGCTGAACTACCTGCGTCAAGCGTGGGGTGGTCAGGCTGGTGATCTGGCGGTCAATGATGTGCAGACGTTGCGCGCCGATGCGCCGCCGCTCGAGCACAAGGCGCACTGA
- a CDS encoding RraA family protein, with the protein MPMSYQISPRQQLVSPELIDQYRAIPSSTIGHFSDRGFLRGIKPLFNDIRMVGNVVTVKVFPPDGSILREALLLSEPGDVLVIECVGDAECGCWGELRTLAGLIKGLAGVVVSGAVTDVGALRLHGLPVFCRDVSAFTTRGIGAEGEVNQPIQVGEVRVQPGDLVIGDDDGVYILDARRAAELLPELITKEETDQRRRAEFLLRLDARLS; encoded by the coding sequence ATGCCGATGAGTTACCAGATAAGCCCTCGCCAGCAGCTCGTCAGTCCAGAGTTGATCGACCAGTACCGGGCAATCCCGTCGTCCACGATAGGCCATTTTTCCGACCGCGGCTTTCTGCGGGGAATCAAGCCGCTGTTCAACGATATCCGCATGGTCGGCAATGTGGTCACCGTCAAAGTTTTCCCACCGGACGGCAGCATTTTGCGTGAAGCGTTGCTGCTGAGTGAGCCTGGCGACGTGCTGGTGATCGAATGTGTGGGCGACGCAGAGTGCGGCTGCTGGGGTGAGCTTCGGACCTTGGCCGGCTTGATCAAGGGACTGGCCGGGGTGGTGGTATCGGGCGCGGTTACTGATGTCGGCGCCTTGCGTCTTCATGGGTTGCCGGTGTTTTGTCGCGACGTCAGTGCGTTCACCACTCGGGGTATTGGCGCCGAGGGTGAAGTCAATCAGCCGATCCAGGTGGGCGAGGTTCGGGTGCAGCCAGGGGACTTGGTCATTGGCGACGATGACGGCGTCTACATTCTCGATGCCCGGCGAGCGGCCGAACTGCTGCCCGAATTAATCACCAAGGAAGAAACCGATCAACGCCGCCGCGCGGAGTTCCTGCTCAGACTGGACGCCCGCCTGTCCTAA
- a CDS encoding xanthine dehydrogenase family protein molybdopterin-binding subunit: MSNRDISRRSFLQGGLVAGVSVTLTPLSSQALAALMENSVTVPSEQWLGNNGKARTRNDALSKVCGSKVFARDIRAKDMPGWPQQQGHAMLLKTIKADRIYAGMDLSWLGAELQPDRIVTAADLEKDGIAFPEDHAPDPLLPEGKVPMFIGHPVAILIWNDFERFRQAKAKLKFNDKAIRYGAQVPFYEGDPYGSFRYVRVGGKTSADEDEFASLKDSILFPMLKNRRPVWNSQPNLHGNLTERGLFYADRMKQQIDTPPDNWLVFDERYKTPSIEPAAMEPDNGNGWYDPATKTLHFVVATQCPLETATETAKMIAPSRFGLAHLNMHPGYTVGYGSKDHNIFVYYAALAALYGAGVPVRLANDRYEQFQSGIKRHPFDIRYQLAVDKTDHSFKIFRAEMSVDGGGRVNYSPSVAAVGATAAQSIYYMPQNDLQVTAYHSRAVEAGSMRGYGTLQSMASTEMMVDEIADRLGIDAIDLRKKNAMVSGMKNTQGAVPAGALRLHEILDKAAVHEVWKNRDAIKKQREAQDPDNWYGVGFAICQKDFGTGSEAPMASIEFTAQGHITLRHIGIEIGTGMSTSQALVVADFLGIAATEVKTGETEWKELQLISGGNPYIMSQAEQDSLLRNPRWVGKIASASSATNSAYYFSHATREAARVLFNHGLWPAALQIWSQGPYGGSANPYVVRREDAHWVDGKLTANGMQPLGFEQLAKHAHEKGLVTGATVHGFNRWSWAEAEFSIDGVRERLPLDALAVKYGDGAPSVKKAQMNSAGFHLLDRQNVHYPDTQLNNAAVTYYSPVATLVEVKVNKGSAEVQVLDHHSWVECGRVLVEELVRGQIEGGIAMGIGHALMEEMPLYEGGPGEGDWNFNRYRLPMARHVAVWKQTAEILPPLSPSDPSKGIAEVVMIPVVGAIGNAVAHAIGKRVRDLPITSARIKEALNG; the protein is encoded by the coding sequence ATGTCCAACCGTGATATATCCCGGCGCTCGTTCCTTCAGGGCGGGCTGGTAGCGGGTGTGAGCGTGACGCTCACGCCACTGAGCAGCCAGGCGCTGGCAGCCTTGATGGAAAACAGCGTGACCGTGCCCTCCGAGCAATGGCTCGGCAACAACGGCAAGGCACGCACGCGTAACGATGCCTTGTCGAAGGTCTGCGGCAGCAAAGTCTTTGCCCGCGACATCCGCGCCAAGGACATGCCGGGCTGGCCACAGCAACAAGGCCACGCCATGCTGCTGAAAACCATCAAGGCCGACCGCATCTACGCGGGCATGGACCTGTCGTGGCTTGGCGCCGAATTGCAGCCCGACCGCATCGTCACCGCCGCCGACCTGGAGAAAGACGGTATCGCCTTTCCGGAAGATCACGCGCCTGATCCGCTGCTGCCGGAAGGCAAGGTGCCGATGTTCATCGGTCATCCGGTGGCGATCCTGATCTGGAACGACTTCGAGCGTTTTCGCCAGGCCAAGGCCAAACTCAAATTCAATGACAAAGCGATTCGCTACGGCGCCCAAGTGCCGTTCTACGAAGGCGATCCCTACGGCAGCTTCCGCTACGTGCGTGTGGGCGGCAAGACCTCGGCAGACGAAGACGAATTCGCCAGCCTCAAGGACTCGATCCTGTTTCCGATGCTGAAAAACCGTCGCCCGGTGTGGAATTCTCAACCGAACCTGCACGGCAACCTGACCGAGCGCGGGTTGTTCTACGCTGATCGCATGAAACAGCAGATCGACACGCCGCCGGACAACTGGCTGGTGTTCGACGAGCGCTACAAAACCCCATCGATCGAACCCGCCGCGATGGAGCCGGACAACGGCAACGGTTGGTACGACCCGGCGACCAAGACCCTGCATTTCGTTGTCGCCACTCAATGCCCGCTGGAAACCGCGACCGAAACCGCGAAGATGATCGCGCCGTCTCGCTTCGGTCTGGCGCACTTGAACATGCACCCAGGCTACACCGTCGGCTACGGTTCCAAGGACCACAACATTTTCGTCTACTACGCGGCCCTCGCGGCGTTGTACGGCGCGGGTGTGCCGGTGCGCCTGGCCAACGATCGCTATGAGCAGTTCCAGAGCGGCATCAAGCGTCACCCGTTCGATATCCGCTATCAATTGGCGGTGGACAAGACCGATCACAGCTTCAAGATTTTCCGCGCCGAGATGAGCGTCGACGGCGGCGGGCGAGTCAACTACAGCCCATCGGTGGCGGCGGTTGGCGCCACGGCGGCGCAGTCGATCTACTACATGCCGCAGAACGATTTGCAGGTCACGGCCTACCATTCTCGCGCCGTTGAAGCCGGTTCGATGCGTGGCTACGGCACCCTGCAAAGCATGGCGTCCACCGAGATGATGGTCGACGAAATTGCCGATCGCCTCGGCATCGATGCCATCGACCTGCGCAAGAAAAACGCCATGGTCTCGGGCATGAAAAACACCCAGGGCGCGGTGCCGGCGGGTGCCTTGCGCTTGCACGAGATTCTCGACAAGGCCGCCGTGCACGAAGTCTGGAAAAACCGCGACGCGATCAAAAAGCAGCGCGAAGCGCAGGATCCGGATAACTGGTATGGCGTGGGTTTTGCCATCTGCCAGAAAGACTTCGGCACCGGTTCCGAAGCGCCGATGGCCAGTATCGAATTCACCGCGCAAGGGCATATCACCCTGCGCCACATCGGTATCGAAATCGGCACGGGCATGTCCACTTCTCAAGCCTTGGTCGTGGCCGATTTCCTCGGCATCGCGGCGACTGAAGTGAAGACCGGCGAGACCGAATGGAAGGAGTTGCAGCTCATCAGCGGCGGCAACCCGTACATCATGAGTCAGGCCGAGCAGGACAGTTTGCTGCGTAATCCGCGCTGGGTCGGCAAGATTGCCTCGGCGTCGTCGGCGACCAACTCTGCGTACTACTTCAGCCACGCCACCCGTGAAGCGGCACGCGTGCTGTTCAACCACGGTTTGTGGCCGGCGGCGTTGCAGATCTGGAGTCAGGGCCCTTACGGCGGTTCGGCCAACCCTTACGTGGTGCGTCGCGAAGATGCGCATTGGGTTGACGGCAAACTCACCGCCAACGGCATGCAGCCGTTGGGCTTTGAGCAATTGGCCAAGCACGCTCATGAGAAGGGTTTGGTCACTGGCGCGACCGTGCACGGTTTCAACCGCTGGAGCTGGGCCGAGGCCGAGTTCAGCATCGACGGCGTGCGTGAGCGTCTGCCGCTCGACGCCCTGGCTGTCAAGTATGGCGACGGCGCTCCAAGCGTGAAAAAGGCGCAAATGAACAGCGCCGGTTTCCACCTGCTGGATCGCCAGAATGTGCATTACCCGGACACTCAGTTGAACAACGCGGCCGTGACTTACTACAGCCCGGTGGCGACGCTGGTGGAAGTGAAAGTGAACAAGGGCTCGGCCGAAGTGCAGGTGCTCGATCATCACTCGTGGGTCGAGTGCGGTCGGGTGCTGGTGGAAGAACTGGTCAGGGGCCAGATCGAAGGCGGGATCGCCATGGGCATCGGCCATGCGTTGATGGAAGAGATGCCGTTGTACGAAGGCGGACCGGGGGAGGGTGACTGGAACTTCAACCGTTACCGCTTGCCGATGGCGCGCCACGTTGCGGTGTGGAAGCAGACAGCTGAAATCCTGCCGCCGTTGTCGCCGAGCGATCCATCGAAGGGCATTGCCGAAGTGGTGATGATCCCGGTGGTCGGTGCCATCGGTAACGCCGTGGCGCACGCCATCGGTAAACGGGTCCGCGACCTGCCTATCACTTCTGCTCGCATCAAGGAGGCCCTCAATGGCTAA
- a CDS encoding iron chelate uptake ABC transporter family permease subunit, whose protein sequence is MDKVLTWRRSGFSRRINVITLWRLLAALMVTVLIMLGSLSLGKVMLSPLEVLRILLWSQDASLTFIVEQLRFPRMLLAALVGAALSVSGLILQSIIRNPLASPDLLGITSGASAAAVLYLSFFSVALGQQYLPLAAMLGAGLAALAIYLLAWKQGASPLRLVLIGVGVCAMLTAATTFILVFSPLTTTLSAYVWLTGSVYGASWPEPLALGRWLLGICPLLVLLARQVMVQQLDDNLAQGIGVRVQWLRAGLLLVSVALAGAAIAWGGAIAFVGLIAPHIAKRLVAPGFGGQAVMAALVGANLVVLADLAGRVLFLPLDLPAGIFVAVLGTPFFLYLLIKQRH, encoded by the coding sequence ATGGATAAGGTCCTGACCTGGCGGCGCAGCGGGTTTTCCCGGCGGATCAACGTCATCACGTTGTGGCGGTTACTGGCGGCGTTGATGGTGACGGTGCTGATCATGCTCGGTTCGCTGTCACTGGGCAAAGTCATGCTGTCGCCGCTGGAGGTGCTGCGAATTTTGCTTTGGAGCCAGGACGCCAGCCTGACGTTCATCGTCGAGCAACTGCGCTTTCCACGCATGCTGTTGGCAGCGTTGGTGGGGGCGGCGCTGTCGGTGTCGGGGCTGATTCTGCAAAGCATCATCCGCAACCCGCTGGCGTCCCCTGACCTGCTGGGTATCACCAGTGGCGCCAGTGCGGCGGCGGTGCTGTATTTGTCGTTTTTCTCCGTGGCGCTGGGCCAACAGTATCTGCCGCTGGCGGCGATGCTCGGCGCGGGGCTGGCGGCATTGGCGATCTATCTATTGGCCTGGAAACAGGGCGCTTCACCGCTGCGACTGGTGTTGATTGGCGTCGGCGTCTGCGCGATGTTGACGGCGGCGACCACCTTCATTCTGGTCTTCAGCCCGCTGACCACGACCCTGTCGGCTTATGTCTGGCTGACCGGCAGCGTGTACGGTGCCAGTTGGCCGGAACCGCTGGCGCTGGGTCGCTGGTTGTTGGGCATTTGCCCGCTGCTGGTGCTGCTGGCCCGGCAGGTGATGGTGCAACAACTGGACGACAACCTGGCCCAGGGCATTGGCGTTCGCGTGCAGTGGTTGCGCGCCGGTTTGTTGCTGGTGAGCGTGGCCTTGGCTGGGGCAGCGATTGCCTGGGGCGGGGCGATTGCATTTGTCGGGTTGATTGCGCCACACATTGCCAAGCGTCTGGTGGCCCCGGGTTTCGGCGGTCAGGCGGTGATGGCGGCGCTCGTCGGGGCGAACCTAGTGGTGCTGGCCGACCTTGCCGGGCGTGTGCTGTTTTTGCCGCTGGATCTGCCGGCCGGCATTTTTGTCGCCGTGCTGGGCACACCCTTTTTTCTCTATTTGTTGATTAAACAACGTCATTAA
- a CDS encoding FAD-binding oxidoreductase — protein MANIPYPESYYAASANAVPPRPALQGEVETDVCVIGAGYTGLSSALFLLESGFKVTVLEAAKVGFGASGRNGGQIVNSYSRDIDVIERSVGPKQAQLLGQMAFEGGRIIRDRVAKYNIQCDLKDGGVFAAITAKQMGHLESQKRLWERFGHTQLELMDQRRIREVVNCDQYVGGMLDMSGGHIHPLNLVLGEAAAVESLGGTVYEQSPAVRIERGANPVVHTPQGKVRAKFIIVAGNAYLGNLVPELAAKSMPCGTQVITTEPLGDELAKNLLPQDYCVEDCNYLLDYYRLTSDKRLIFGGGVVYGARDPANIEAIIRPKMLKAFPQLKDVKIDYAWTGNFLLTLSRLPQVGRLGDNIYYSQGCSGHGVTYTHLAGKVLAEALRGQAERFDAFADLPHYPFPGGQLLRTPFAALGAWYYGLRDKFGY, from the coding sequence ATGGCGAACATTCCCTACCCAGAGTCCTATTACGCCGCATCGGCCAATGCGGTCCCGCCGCGTCCGGCCTTGCAGGGCGAAGTAGAGACCGATGTCTGCGTAATTGGCGCCGGCTACACCGGCCTGTCCTCTGCCCTGTTTCTGTTGGAGAGCGGTTTTAAAGTCACGGTCCTGGAAGCGGCCAAGGTGGGTTTTGGTGCGTCGGGCCGTAACGGCGGCCAGATCGTCAACAGCTATAGCCGTGACATCGACGTGATCGAGCGCAGCGTCGGCCCCAAGCAGGCTCAACTGCTGGGACAGATGGCGTTCGAGGGCGGTCGGATTATTCGTGATCGGGTCGCCAAATATAATATCCAGTGCGACTTGAAGGACGGCGGCGTGTTCGCGGCCATCACCGCCAAGCAGATGGGTCATCTGGAATCGCAGAAGCGTCTGTGGGAACGTTTTGGTCACACGCAGCTTGAGCTGATGGATCAACGCCGCATCCGTGAGGTCGTGAACTGCGATCAGTATGTCGGCGGCATGCTCGACATGAGTGGCGGGCACATTCACCCGCTCAACCTGGTGCTGGGCGAGGCAGCGGCTGTTGAGTCGCTGGGCGGCACGGTCTATGAGCAGTCGCCAGCGGTGCGCATCGAGCGCGGCGCCAATCCGGTGGTGCATACGCCACAGGGCAAGGTCAGGGCCAAGTTCATCATCGTCGCCGGCAACGCTTATCTCGGTAATCTGGTGCCGGAACTGGCGGCCAAGTCGATGCCTTGTGGAACCCAGGTCATCACCACCGAACCGTTGGGTGACGAATTGGCGAAAAACCTCCTGCCACAGGATTACTGTGTCGAGGACTGCAATTACCTGCTCGACTATTACCGCCTCACGAGCGACAAGCGGCTGATCTTCGGCGGCGGCGTGGTGTATGGCGCGCGCGATCCGGCGAACATCGAGGCGATCATTCGGCCGAAGATGCTCAAGGCGTTCCCGCAGCTCAAGGACGTGAAAATCGACTACGCCTGGACGGGTAACTTCCTGCTGACCCTGTCACGCCTTCCGCAGGTCGGACGACTGGGGGACAACATTTACTATTCCCAAGGCTGTAGCGGTCATGGCGTGACGTACACGCACCTGGCAGGCAAGGTGTTGGCCGAAGCGTTGCGCGGTCAGGCCGAGCGTTTCGATGCGTTTGCTGATCTGCCGCACTATCCGTTCCCCGGCGGACAATTGCTGCGCACACCGTTTGCGGCGTTAGGCGCCTGGTACTACGGGCTGCGGGACAAATTCGGGTACTAA
- a CDS encoding XdhC family protein, translating to MQHLDLQVVRRALEWSTTGKRLWLCTVLATYGSAPRAPGSLLAVNTDGQWIGSLSGGCVEEDFLERVAEGAFLEAVSVVRYGEGDDPRSRVSLPCGGVLDVLVEKLEPDCEVQAHLRELESALLGQRRLIREIDLANGARSLFDDREQGVRIEREIDRVRVRIGAAQRLLLAGYSSVAQACAEFAIGLGFEVILCDPRDEVLDGVVLENVEIRRQLPSVFIADGGCHSDTAVVALTHDPRIDDLAMMEAVRTEAFYIGVMGSMQTSQKRFERLRRIGGLGELELSRIHAPIGLNLGSKTPAEIALAVLADILRIRSGIARDRL from the coding sequence ATGCAGCATCTCGACCTGCAAGTGGTGCGCCGGGCGCTGGAGTGGTCGACGACCGGAAAGCGCCTTTGGCTCTGTACGGTGCTTGCCACCTACGGCTCGGCGCCTCGTGCGCCGGGTTCGCTGCTGGCGGTGAACACCGACGGGCAATGGATCGGTTCGCTGTCGGGCGGTTGTGTCGAGGAGGATTTTCTCGAGCGAGTCGCCGAAGGGGCGTTCCTTGAAGCGGTCAGCGTCGTCCGTTATGGCGAGGGCGACGATCCGCGCTCCCGGGTGAGTTTGCCCTGTGGCGGTGTGCTCGACGTGCTGGTGGAGAAGCTTGAGCCCGATTGCGAGGTTCAGGCACACCTGCGGGAGCTGGAGTCGGCGCTGCTGGGGCAGCGTCGACTGATCCGCGAGATCGATCTGGCCAATGGTGCGCGCAGTCTGTTCGATGATCGCGAGCAGGGTGTGCGAATCGAGCGTGAGATCGATCGGGTGCGCGTGCGCATTGGTGCGGCACAGCGATTGTTGCTGGCGGGGTACTCCTCGGTCGCTCAGGCCTGCGCGGAGTTTGCCATCGGGCTGGGTTTCGAAGTGATTCTCTGTGATCCGCGCGACGAGGTGCTCGACGGTGTGGTGCTTGAAAACGTCGAGATTCGTCGTCAACTGCCCTCGGTATTCATCGCTGACGGCGGCTGCCACAGCGACACCGCGGTGGTGGCGTTGACCCACGATCCGCGCATCGATGACCTGGCAATGATGGAAGCTGTGCGCACCGAGGCGTTTTACATCGGTGTGATGGGGTCTATGCAAACCTCGCAAAAGCGCTTCGAGCGATTGCGTCGGATTGGTGGTTTGGGGGAATTGGAGCTGTCGCGGATTCATGCACCCATCGGCCTGAACCTGGGCAGCAAAACCCCCGCTGAAATCGCCCTCGCCGTACTCGCCGACATCCTGCGGATTCGCAGCGGGATAGCGCGGGATCGACTCTGA
- a CDS encoding (2Fe-2S)-binding protein produces the protein MANRPLQLTLNGQSVGPVDIPDDLPMIDYLHEYKNLTGSRLGCGQGICHACVVIVDNPDGTSEEVRTCITGAHYFEGKKVRTIEGHAKRDEEGNVTELNPIQQRFVDEFAFQCSYCAPGFVNAATVLVEKLQRQPIVKSQLEKVIEDSLGHHICRCTGYVRYYSATRNVLTDLGLVKEG, from the coding sequence ATGGCTAACCGTCCGCTTCAACTGACCCTCAACGGTCAATCCGTCGGCCCGGTGGACATCCCTGATGATCTGCCGATGATCGACTACTTGCACGAATACAAGAACCTCACCGGCTCGCGCCTGGGCTGCGGTCAGGGCATCTGCCACGCCTGTGTGGTGATCGTCGACAACCCGGACGGCACCAGCGAAGAAGTGCGCACCTGCATCACCGGCGCGCATTACTTCGAAGGCAAAAAAGTACGCACTATCGAAGGCCATGCGAAACGTGACGAGGAAGGGAACGTCACTGAGCTGAACCCGATCCAGCAGCGTTTCGTCGATGAATTCGCTTTCCAGTGCAGCTACTGCGCCCCCGGTTTTGTGAATGCCGCGACGGTGTTGGTGGAAAAGCTGCAGCGTCAGCCCATCGTCAAAAGCCAACTGGAAAAAGTCATCGAGGACAGCCTCGGTCACCACATCTGCCGCTGCACCGGCTACGTGCGCTACTACAGCGCGACGCGCAACGTGCTGACCGATCTCGGCCTGGTCAAGGAGGGTTAA
- a CDS encoding IucA/IucC family C-terminal-domain containing protein: MSLARHFTAPEWAVLSAGLRLKGGDERDPLRSLLARDLLQEDVCEQLLDALGPVIGSPTRAITASLLGKRLSFLATGACLYAMSVYDKGLLLTLDNTVIEYGHDDGLWTSSMPLHHGQPLTYGINERDAWREALVQGLFAGLLKPLWQTFNRVTGVSRRILWENTAVRVYSLYEKRMAKIDDPSIRARYEADFQWLLTQADPALFGLDYNPLSHFRRPPTLVDDGQRSIRFRRTCCFYYLATEPAEYCSTCPLLRPGKCR, translated from the coding sequence ATGAGTCTGGCGCGACATTTCACGGCGCCGGAGTGGGCGGTGTTGTCCGCAGGCTTGCGGCTCAAGGGCGGCGACGAGCGCGACCCGTTGCGCTCGTTGCTGGCCCGGGATTTGTTGCAGGAGGACGTGTGCGAGCAACTGCTGGACGCCCTGGGTCCGGTGATTGGCTCGCCCACCCGGGCGATCACGGCCTCGCTGCTGGGCAAGCGCTTGTCCTTCCTGGCGACCGGCGCCTGCTTGTATGCGATGTCGGTGTATGACAAAGGGTTGTTGCTGACGCTCGACAACACGGTGATTGAATACGGTCACGATGACGGGTTGTGGACGTCTTCGATGCCGCTGCATCACGGCCAGCCGCTGACGTATGGGATCAATGAACGCGATGCCTGGAGGGAAGCCTTGGTGCAGGGACTGTTCGCGGGACTGCTGAAGCCGTTGTGGCAAACCTTCAATCGGGTCACCGGTGTTTCCCGACGCATCCTCTGGGAAAACACCGCCGTGCGCGTTTATTCGCTGTATGAAAAACGCATGGCGAAAATCGACGATCCATCGATACGGGCGCGTTATGAAGCGGACTTCCAGTGGCTGCTGACCCAAGCCGATCCCGCACTGTTCGGCCTCGACTACAACCCGCTGAGCCACTTCCGCCGACCACCGACGCTGGTGGACGACGGGCAGCGCAGCATTCGCTTTCGCCGAACCTGCTGCTTTTACTACCTGGCCACCGAGCCCGCTGAATACTGCTCGACCTGCCCATTGCTACGTCCGGGGAAATGCCGATGA